From the Carya illinoinensis cultivar Pawnee chromosome 4, C.illinoinensisPawnee_v1, whole genome shotgun sequence genome, one window contains:
- the LOC122306937 gene encoding luc7-like protein 3 isoform X1 produces MDAQRALLDELMGATRNLTEEERKGFKEINWDDKEVCACYMVRFCPHDLFVNTRSDLGPCPRLHDQKLKESFEKSPRHDTYVPKFEAELAQFCEKLVMDLDRRVRRGRSRLSQEVEPTPAPPLSAEKSEQFSVLEEKIKNLLEQVEALGEAGKVDEAEALMRKVEALNAEKTALAQQPQNDKVLMLAQEKKMALCEICGSFLVANDAVERTQSHITGKQHIGYGMVRDFIIEYKEAKEKAREEERLAREKEAEERRKQREKDNERRRSGSGDRDRHHDRDRDRERERDRYHDRDQDRERSRDGSSRSSRDGGRGMDWRSRNGREGTRDRYRDRSRSRSPARHGHRRSPRSPVRPY; encoded by the exons ATGGACGCTCAGAGAGCTCTACTAGATGAACTTATGGGTGCAA CTCGTAATTTGACGGAGGAAGAGAGAAAGGGATTCAAGGAGATTAATTGGGACGATAAGGAGGTTTGTGCTTGCTATATGGTTCGATTTTGTCCGCATGATCTCTTCGTCAATACGCGGAGCGATCTAG GACCTTGCCCTAGACTACACGATCAAAAGTTGAAAGAAAG TTTTGAGAAGTCTCCAAGACATGACACATACGTGCCAAAATTTGAAGCTGAACTTGCTCAGTTTTGCGAAAAATTG GTGATGGACTTGGATAGAAGAGTTAGGCGTGGGCGTTCTCGTCTTTCTCAAGAGGTGGAACCCACCCCAGCACCTCCACTATCAGCTGAAAAATCTGAACAGTTTTCCGTgttggaagaaaaaataaagaacctGCTGGAACAAGTGGAGGCCCTAGGTGAAGCTGGGAAAGTTGATGAAGCTGAAGCACTCATGAGAAAG GTGGAGGCACTTAATGCTGAGAAGACAGCATTGGCCCAACAACCCCAGAATGATAAAGTGCTGATGCTTGCACAGGAGAAAAAGATGGCCCTATGCGAAATCTGTGGTTCTTTTCTTGTAGCAAATGATGCTGTTGAGAGGACCCAATCCCACATTACAGGGAAGCAACACATTGGCTATGGCATGGTCCGGGATTTCATCATCGAGTACAAG GAAGCTAAGGAGAAGGCGAGGGAAGAGGAAAGATTAGCTAGGGAGAAAGAAGCAGAAGAGAGAAGGAAGCAGAGGGAAAAGGATAATGAAAGGAGGAGAAGTGGTTCAGGGGATAGAGACAGGCATCATGATCGTGATCGAGACAGGGAACGGGAACGGGATAGATATCATGACCGAGATCAAGATCGTGAAAGGTCTAGGGATGGGAGTTCTAGAAGTAGTCGAGACGGAGGAAGAGGGATGGATTGGAGGTCCAGGAATGGTAGAGAAGGAACCAGGGATAGGTACCGTGATCGGAGTAGATCACGCTCACCTGCTAGGCATGGTCACAGAAGGTCACCTAGAAGTCCAGTTCGCCCGTATTAG
- the LOC122306937 gene encoding luc7-like protein 3 isoform X2 produces MDAQRALLDELMGARPCPRLHDQKLKESFEKSPRHDTYVPKFEAELAQFCEKLVMDLDRRVRRGRSRLSQEVEPTPAPPLSAEKSEQFSVLEEKIKNLLEQVEALGEAGKVDEAEALMRKVEALNAEKTALAQQPQNDKVLMLAQEKKMALCEICGSFLVANDAVERTQSHITGKQHIGYGMVRDFIIEYKEAKEKAREEERLAREKEAEERRKQREKDNERRRSGSGDRDRHHDRDRDRERERDRYHDRDQDRERSRDGSSRSSRDGGRGMDWRSRNGREGTRDRYRDRSRSRSPARHGHRRSPRSPVRPY; encoded by the exons ATGGACGCTCAGAGAGCTCTACTAGATGAACTTATGGGTGCAA GACCTTGCCCTAGACTACACGATCAAAAGTTGAAAGAAAG TTTTGAGAAGTCTCCAAGACATGACACATACGTGCCAAAATTTGAAGCTGAACTTGCTCAGTTTTGCGAAAAATTG GTGATGGACTTGGATAGAAGAGTTAGGCGTGGGCGTTCTCGTCTTTCTCAAGAGGTGGAACCCACCCCAGCACCTCCACTATCAGCTGAAAAATCTGAACAGTTTTCCGTgttggaagaaaaaataaagaacctGCTGGAACAAGTGGAGGCCCTAGGTGAAGCTGGGAAAGTTGATGAAGCTGAAGCACTCATGAGAAAG GTGGAGGCACTTAATGCTGAGAAGACAGCATTGGCCCAACAACCCCAGAATGATAAAGTGCTGATGCTTGCACAGGAGAAAAAGATGGCCCTATGCGAAATCTGTGGTTCTTTTCTTGTAGCAAATGATGCTGTTGAGAGGACCCAATCCCACATTACAGGGAAGCAACACATTGGCTATGGCATGGTCCGGGATTTCATCATCGAGTACAAG GAAGCTAAGGAGAAGGCGAGGGAAGAGGAAAGATTAGCTAGGGAGAAAGAAGCAGAAGAGAGAAGGAAGCAGAGGGAAAAGGATAATGAAAGGAGGAGAAGTGGTTCAGGGGATAGAGACAGGCATCATGATCGTGATCGAGACAGGGAACGGGAACGGGATAGATATCATGACCGAGATCAAGATCGTGAAAGGTCTAGGGATGGGAGTTCTAGAAGTAGTCGAGACGGAGGAAGAGGGATGGATTGGAGGTCCAGGAATGGTAGAGAAGGAACCAGGGATAGGTACCGTGATCGGAGTAGATCACGCTCACCTGCTAGGCATGGTCACAGAAGGTCACCTAGAAGTCCAGTTCGCCCGTATTAG